One window of the Triticum dicoccoides isolate Atlit2015 ecotype Zavitan chromosome 3B, WEW_v2.0, whole genome shotgun sequence genome contains the following:
- the LOC119274341 gene encoding uncharacterized protein LOC119274341: MTVIDFIDLSDHDIIDLSSSNDETVQEVLIATQHRAASLDKQDVFVLAGEGSRGVQAVFVAAGEGSQNEQAVFVAASEGSQDRQAMFVAASEGRQEASEPVHALEATASSMIMEEAPLLAASEGTQDVHAMSVAATEGRQETTESGHALEATAKSVSVKRKYRKKNYHTDTPRRSPRLIQMGECCIGPVEEPAADHKRSHTLGPAEESAASTDPAETAVLTMPHVGSTSCFCSPTSTTLLSLTSTTPKAQTSEGGDAKSVSVNAKCHKNYHTDTPRRSPRLIQMGECFTSHVEEPTADHKRSRTLRPAEESAAFINSAETVVLALPHAGSTNCLRSPTSATFPSPISTSPKAVTSEDGDAKLVRAKAKHIERNYHILSLVREKPPLGLTSSSPKALSSQGGDAKLVTGKVKCRRKNYRPCKLTLVD; the protein is encoded by the exons ATGACAGTAATAGATTTCATAGATCTGAGTGATCATGATATTATTGACTTGAGCAGCAGCAATGACGAGACTGTTCAGGAGGTTCTAATTGCAACTCAGCACCGGGCAGCGTCGCTTGATAAGCAGGATGTGTTTGTCCTAGCTGGTGAAGGAAGCCGAGGGGTGCAGGCCGTGTTTGTTGCAGCTGGTGAAGGAAGTCAGAATGAGCAGGCCGTGTTTGTTGCAGCCAGTGAAGGAAGTCAAGATAGGCAGGCTATGTTTGTTGCAGCTAGTGAAGGAAGGCAAGAGGCTTCTGAGCCCGTACATGCTTTGGAAGCTACCGCATCGTCCATGATTATGGAGGAAGCACCTCTCCTTGCAGCTAGTGAAGGAACTCAAGATGTGCATGCTATGTCTGTTGCAGCAACTGAAGGAAGGCAAGAGACTACTGAGTCCGGACATGCTTTGGAAGCAACCGCCAAGTCAGTGAGTGTGAAAAGGAAATATCGTAAGAAGAACTACCATACCGACACTCCTAGGAGAAGTCCTAGGCTTATACAGATGGGTGAATGTTGTATCGGTCCTGTGGAAGAGCCAGCAGCCGACCACAAGAGGTCTCACACGCTCGGGCCAGCAGAAGAATCAGCTGCCTCTACCGACCCAGCTGAAACGGCTGTCCTCACTATGCCACATGTTGGATCAACGAGTTGTTTTTGCTCTCCAACATCAACGACACTCCTCA GCCTGACTTCCACCACTCCGAAAGCTCAGACTTCTGAAGGTGGCGACGCAAAGTCAGTGAGTGTGAATGCAAAATGTCATAAGAACTACCATACCGACACTCCTAGGAGAAGTCCTAGGCTTATACAGATGGGTGAATGTTTTACCAGTCATGTGGAAGAGCCAACAGCCGACCACAAGAGGTCTCGCACGCTCAGGCCAGCAGAAGAATCAGCTGCCTTTATCAACTCAGCTGAAACGGTTGTCCTCGCTCTGCCACATGCTGGATCAACGAATTGCCTTCGCTCTCCAACATCAGCGACATTCCCCA GCCCGATTTCCACCAGTCCTAAAGCTGTGACTTCTGAAGATGGCGATGCAAAGCTGGTGAGAGCGAAGGCGAAACATATTGAGAGGAACTACCATATCTTGTCCTTGGTTAGGGAAAAACCACCTCTTG GCCTGACTTCCAGCAGTCCGAAGGCTCTGTCCTCACAAGGTGGTGATGCAAAGCTGGTGACCGGGAAGGTGAAATGTCGTAGGAAGAACTACCGACCCTGCAAACTAACTCTAGTTGACTGA